Proteins co-encoded in one Osmerus mordax isolate fOsmMor3 chromosome 11, fOsmMor3.pri, whole genome shotgun sequence genomic window:
- the fosb gene encoding protein fosB isoform X3 has translation MQLFWKETKSIFSEHNKKSNNGDTTLFPGTVGFSFSLGPVGEMYQGFPGDLDTGSPGSSSPSIESQYLSSVDSFGSPPTTSAPQDCVSTGGGVGGVGSGPGGSIGGVEMPGSFVPTVTAITTSQDLQWMVQPTLISSQASGQSGTGISTMTQPGSLVDPYDLPGTSYSVGSGFTPPRCVTPGSAPGPVRQSRTRSRRTREESVSDDGDVGVFLTPEEEEKRRVRRERNKLAAAKCRNRRRELTDRLQSETDILEEEKAELEAEISELHKEKERLEFVLVAHQPGCKIPYQEQQAPAPQLPPAPSQLPPQALQPVSILGLTVKEDTFYLPPAYSSHPSSSQPQQQVQPQPQQQVQPQLQQPGMMQEREPAGSALTRGTAAASSHPIL, from the exons ATGCAACTTTTTTGGAAAGAGACCAAGAGCATCTTTTCGGAGCACAACAAGAAATCCAATAACG GTGACACCACGCTTTTTCCGGGAACTGTAggtttctcgttctctctcggcCCCGTTGGGGAGATGTACCAAGGGTTTCCAGGTGACCTTGATACCGGTTCCCCTGGAAGTTCGTCTCCATCTATTGAGTCTCAGTACCTTTCATCAGTGGACTCCTTCGGGAGCCCGCCGACCACCAGTGCCCCACAG GATTGCGTGTCCACTGGAGGCGGTGTTGGGGGAGTGGGCAGTGGGCCGGGGGGCAGCATTGGAGGAGTGGAGATGCCTGGCTCCTTTGTGCCCACAGTCACAGCCATCACCACCAGCCAGGACCTGCAGTGGATGGTGCAGCCAACGCTCATCTCTTCCCAGGCCTCTGGGCAGAGTGGTACAGGGATCTCCACCATGACCCAGCCTGGGTCCCTGGTCGACCCCTATGACCTGCCTGGAACCAGCTACTCGGTTGGGTCTGGGTTCACTCCCCCTAGGTGCGTCACCCCGGGGTCAGCCCCGGGCCCCGTCCGCCAGTCTAGGACCCGCAGCCGGCGCACAAGGGAAGAGTCTGTGAGTGACGATGGagatgttggtgtgttt CTGAcaccagaggaggaagagaagaggcgTGTCCGCCGTGAGAGGAACAAGCTAGCTGCTGCCAAGTGTCGGAACCGACGGCGTGAActcacagacagactgcagtcG GAGACCGACATTCTCGAAGAGGAGAAAGCAGAACTGGAGGCAGAGATCTCAGAGTTGCACAAGGAGAAAGAGCGCTTGGAGTTTGTCCTGGTGGCCCACCAGCCCGGCTGTAAGATCCCCTACCAGGAGCAGCAGGCCCCTGCCCCTCAGCTCCCCCCGGCCCCATCCCAGCTCCCTCCCCAGGCTCTACAGCCAGTCTCCATCCTGGGCTTGACTGTGAAGGAGGACACTTTCTACCTGCCTCCAGCCTACTCCTCGCACCCTTCCTCCTCGCAGCCTCAGCAGCAAGTTCAGCCGCAGCCTCAGCAGCAAGTTCAGCCGCAGCTCCAGCAGCCTGGGATGATGCAGGAG AGGGAGCCTGCGGGGTCAGCGCTAACcagaggaacagcagcagcGAGCAGTCATCCGATTCTCTGA
- the fosb gene encoding protein fosB isoform X4 — MQLFWKETKSIFSEHNKKSNNGDTTLFPGTVGFSFSLGPVGEMYQGFPGDLDTGSPGSSSPSIESQYLSSVDSFGSPPTTSAPQDCVSTGGGVGGVGSGPGGSIGGVEMPGSFVPTVTAITTSQDLQWMVQPTLISSQASGQSGTGISTMTQPGSLVDPYDLPGTSYSVGSGFTPPRCVTPGSAPGPVRQSRTRSRRTREESVSDDGDVGVFLTPEEEEKRRVRRERNKLAAAKCRNRRRELTDRLQSETDILEEEKAELEAEISELHKEKERLEFVLVAHQPGCKIPYQEQQAPAPQLPPAPSQLPPQALQPVSILGLTVKEDTFYLPPAYSSHPSSSQPQQQVQPQPQQQVQPQLQQPGMMQESSTPESPRTPTSPWDLD, encoded by the exons ATGCAACTTTTTTGGAAAGAGACCAAGAGCATCTTTTCGGAGCACAACAAGAAATCCAATAACG GTGACACCACGCTTTTTCCGGGAACTGTAggtttctcgttctctctcggcCCCGTTGGGGAGATGTACCAAGGGTTTCCAGGTGACCTTGATACCGGTTCCCCTGGAAGTTCGTCTCCATCTATTGAGTCTCAGTACCTTTCATCAGTGGACTCCTTCGGGAGCCCGCCGACCACCAGTGCCCCACAG GATTGCGTGTCCACTGGAGGCGGTGTTGGGGGAGTGGGCAGTGGGCCGGGGGGCAGCATTGGAGGAGTGGAGATGCCTGGCTCCTTTGTGCCCACAGTCACAGCCATCACCACCAGCCAGGACCTGCAGTGGATGGTGCAGCCAACGCTCATCTCTTCCCAGGCCTCTGGGCAGAGTGGTACAGGGATCTCCACCATGACCCAGCCTGGGTCCCTGGTCGACCCCTATGACCTGCCTGGAACCAGCTACTCGGTTGGGTCTGGGTTCACTCCCCCTAGGTGCGTCACCCCGGGGTCAGCCCCGGGCCCCGTCCGCCAGTCTAGGACCCGCAGCCGGCGCACAAGGGAAGAGTCTGTGAGTGACGATGGagatgttggtgtgttt CTGAcaccagaggaggaagagaagaggcgTGTCCGCCGTGAGAGGAACAAGCTAGCTGCTGCCAAGTGTCGGAACCGACGGCGTGAActcacagacagactgcagtcG GAGACCGACATTCTCGAAGAGGAGAAAGCAGAACTGGAGGCAGAGATCTCAGAGTTGCACAAGGAGAAAGAGCGCTTGGAGTTTGTCCTGGTGGCCCACCAGCCCGGCTGTAAGATCCCCTACCAGGAGCAGCAGGCCCCTGCCCCTCAGCTCCCCCCGGCCCCATCCCAGCTCCCTCCCCAGGCTCTACAGCCAGTCTCCATCCTGGGCTTGACTGTGAAGGAGGACACTTTCTACCTGCCTCCAGCCTACTCCTCGCACCCTTCCTCCTCGCAGCCTCAGCAGCAAGTTCAGCCGCAGCCTCAGCAGCAAGTTCAGCCGCAGCTCCAGCAGCCTGGGATGATGCAGGAG TCTTCGACCCCTGAGAGCCCGAGGACACCCACCAGCCCCTGGGACCTTGACTGA
- the fosb gene encoding protein fosB isoform X2: MQLFWKETKSIFSEHNKKSNNGDTTLFPGTVGFSFSLGPVGEMYQGFPGDLDTGSPGSSSPSIESQYLSSVDSFGSPPTTSAPQDCVSTGGGVGGVGSGPGGSIGGVEMPGSFVPTVTAITTSQDLQWMVQPTLISSQASGQSGTGISTMTQPGSLVDPYDLPGTSYSVGSGFTPPRCVTPGSAPGPVRQSRTRSRRTREESLTPEEEEKRRVRRERNKLAAAKCRNRRRELTDRLQSETDILEEEKAELEAEISELHKEKERLEFVLVAHQPGCKIPYQEQQAPAPQLPPAPSQLPPQALQPVSILGLTVKEDTFYLPPAYSSHPSSSQPQQQVQPQPQQQVQPQLQQPGMMQEVAFSSSFYGSSEPAPGGPCLVAGDGGGGNRGGAAAGSYNHSYTSSFVFTYPEGACGVSANQRNSSSEQSSDSLNSPSLLAL, from the exons ATGCAACTTTTTTGGAAAGAGACCAAGAGCATCTTTTCGGAGCACAACAAGAAATCCAATAACG GTGACACCACGCTTTTTCCGGGAACTGTAggtttctcgttctctctcggcCCCGTTGGGGAGATGTACCAAGGGTTTCCAGGTGACCTTGATACCGGTTCCCCTGGAAGTTCGTCTCCATCTATTGAGTCTCAGTACCTTTCATCAGTGGACTCCTTCGGGAGCCCGCCGACCACCAGTGCCCCACAG GATTGCGTGTCCACTGGAGGCGGTGTTGGGGGAGTGGGCAGTGGGCCGGGGGGCAGCATTGGAGGAGTGGAGATGCCTGGCTCCTTTGTGCCCACAGTCACAGCCATCACCACCAGCCAGGACCTGCAGTGGATGGTGCAGCCAACGCTCATCTCTTCCCAGGCCTCTGGGCAGAGTGGTACAGGGATCTCCACCATGACCCAGCCTGGGTCCCTGGTCGACCCCTATGACCTGCCTGGAACCAGCTACTCGGTTGGGTCTGGGTTCACTCCCCCTAGGTGCGTCACCCCGGGGTCAGCCCCGGGCCCCGTCCGCCAGTCTAGGACCCGCAGCCGGCGCACAAGGGAAGAGTCT CTGAcaccagaggaggaagagaagaggcgTGTCCGCCGTGAGAGGAACAAGCTAGCTGCTGCCAAGTGTCGGAACCGACGGCGTGAActcacagacagactgcagtcG GAGACCGACATTCTCGAAGAGGAGAAAGCAGAACTGGAGGCAGAGATCTCAGAGTTGCACAAGGAGAAAGAGCGCTTGGAGTTTGTCCTGGTGGCCCACCAGCCCGGCTGTAAGATCCCCTACCAGGAGCAGCAGGCCCCTGCCCCTCAGCTCCCCCCGGCCCCATCCCAGCTCCCTCCCCAGGCTCTACAGCCAGTCTCCATCCTGGGCTTGACTGTGAAGGAGGACACTTTCTACCTGCCTCCAGCCTACTCCTCGCACCCTTCCTCCTCGCAGCCTCAGCAGCAAGTTCAGCCGCAGCCTCAGCAGCAAGTTCAGCCGCAGCTCCAGCAGCCTGGGATGATGCAGGAGGTAGCCTTTTCTAGTTCTTTCTATGGCTCGAGCGAGCCGGCGCCGGGCGGGCCGTGCCTGGTGGCCGGTGACGGTGGTGGTGGTAACCGTGGTGGTGCGGCCGCCGGCAGCTACAACCACTCATACACATCCTCATTTGTGTTCACCTACCCAGAGGGAGCCTGCGGGGTCAGCGCTAACcagaggaacagcagcagcGAGCAGTCATCCGATTCTCTGAACTCGCCTTCGCTGCTGGCGCTCTGA
- the fosb gene encoding protein fosB isoform X1, which yields MQLFWKETKSIFSEHNKKSNNGDTTLFPGTVGFSFSLGPVGEMYQGFPGDLDTGSPGSSSPSIESQYLSSVDSFGSPPTTSAPQDCVSTGGGVGGVGSGPGGSIGGVEMPGSFVPTVTAITTSQDLQWMVQPTLISSQASGQSGTGISTMTQPGSLVDPYDLPGTSYSVGSGFTPPRCVTPGSAPGPVRQSRTRSRRTREESVSDDGDVGVFLTPEEEEKRRVRRERNKLAAAKCRNRRRELTDRLQSETDILEEEKAELEAEISELHKEKERLEFVLVAHQPGCKIPYQEQQAPAPQLPPAPSQLPPQALQPVSILGLTVKEDTFYLPPAYSSHPSSSQPQQQVQPQPQQQVQPQLQQPGMMQEVAFSSSFYGSSEPAPGGPCLVAGDGGGGNRGGAAAGSYNHSYTSSFVFTYPEGACGVSANQRNSSSEQSSDSLNSPSLLAL from the exons ATGCAACTTTTTTGGAAAGAGACCAAGAGCATCTTTTCGGAGCACAACAAGAAATCCAATAACG GTGACACCACGCTTTTTCCGGGAACTGTAggtttctcgttctctctcggcCCCGTTGGGGAGATGTACCAAGGGTTTCCAGGTGACCTTGATACCGGTTCCCCTGGAAGTTCGTCTCCATCTATTGAGTCTCAGTACCTTTCATCAGTGGACTCCTTCGGGAGCCCGCCGACCACCAGTGCCCCACAG GATTGCGTGTCCACTGGAGGCGGTGTTGGGGGAGTGGGCAGTGGGCCGGGGGGCAGCATTGGAGGAGTGGAGATGCCTGGCTCCTTTGTGCCCACAGTCACAGCCATCACCACCAGCCAGGACCTGCAGTGGATGGTGCAGCCAACGCTCATCTCTTCCCAGGCCTCTGGGCAGAGTGGTACAGGGATCTCCACCATGACCCAGCCTGGGTCCCTGGTCGACCCCTATGACCTGCCTGGAACCAGCTACTCGGTTGGGTCTGGGTTCACTCCCCCTAGGTGCGTCACCCCGGGGTCAGCCCCGGGCCCCGTCCGCCAGTCTAGGACCCGCAGCCGGCGCACAAGGGAAGAGTCTGTGAGTGACGATGGagatgttggtgtgttt CTGAcaccagaggaggaagagaagaggcgTGTCCGCCGTGAGAGGAACAAGCTAGCTGCTGCCAAGTGTCGGAACCGACGGCGTGAActcacagacagactgcagtcG GAGACCGACATTCTCGAAGAGGAGAAAGCAGAACTGGAGGCAGAGATCTCAGAGTTGCACAAGGAGAAAGAGCGCTTGGAGTTTGTCCTGGTGGCCCACCAGCCCGGCTGTAAGATCCCCTACCAGGAGCAGCAGGCCCCTGCCCCTCAGCTCCCCCCGGCCCCATCCCAGCTCCCTCCCCAGGCTCTACAGCCAGTCTCCATCCTGGGCTTGACTGTGAAGGAGGACACTTTCTACCTGCCTCCAGCCTACTCCTCGCACCCTTCCTCCTCGCAGCCTCAGCAGCAAGTTCAGCCGCAGCCTCAGCAGCAAGTTCAGCCGCAGCTCCAGCAGCCTGGGATGATGCAGGAGGTAGCCTTTTCTAGTTCTTTCTATGGCTCGAGCGAGCCGGCGCCGGGCGGGCCGTGCCTGGTGGCCGGTGACGGTGGTGGTGGTAACCGTGGTGGTGCGGCCGCCGGCAGCTACAACCACTCATACACATCCTCATTTGTGTTCACCTACCCAGAGGGAGCCTGCGGGGTCAGCGCTAACcagaggaacagcagcagcGAGCAGTCATCCGATTCTCTGAACTCGCCTTCGCTGCTGGCGCTCTGA
- the fosb gene encoding protein fosB isoform X5: MQLFWKETKSIFSEHNKKSNNGDTTLFPGTVGFSFSLGPVGEMYQGFPGDLDTGSPGSSSPSIESQYLSSVDSFGSPPTTSAPQDCVSTGGGVGGVGSGPGGSIGGVEMPGSFVPTVTAITTSQDLQWMVQPTLISSQASGQSGTGISTMTQPGSLVDPYDLPGTSYSVGSGFTPPRCVTPGSAPGPVRQSRTRSRRTREESLTPEEEEKRRVRRERNKLAAAKCRNRRRELTDRLQSETDILEEEKAELEAEISELHKEKERLEFVLVAHQPGCKIPYQEQQAPAPQLPPAPSQLPPQALQPVSILGLTVKEDTFYLPPAYSSHPSSSQPQQQVQPQPQQQVQPQLQQPGMMQEREPAGSALTRGTAAASSHPIL; the protein is encoded by the exons ATGCAACTTTTTTGGAAAGAGACCAAGAGCATCTTTTCGGAGCACAACAAGAAATCCAATAACG GTGACACCACGCTTTTTCCGGGAACTGTAggtttctcgttctctctcggcCCCGTTGGGGAGATGTACCAAGGGTTTCCAGGTGACCTTGATACCGGTTCCCCTGGAAGTTCGTCTCCATCTATTGAGTCTCAGTACCTTTCATCAGTGGACTCCTTCGGGAGCCCGCCGACCACCAGTGCCCCACAG GATTGCGTGTCCACTGGAGGCGGTGTTGGGGGAGTGGGCAGTGGGCCGGGGGGCAGCATTGGAGGAGTGGAGATGCCTGGCTCCTTTGTGCCCACAGTCACAGCCATCACCACCAGCCAGGACCTGCAGTGGATGGTGCAGCCAACGCTCATCTCTTCCCAGGCCTCTGGGCAGAGTGGTACAGGGATCTCCACCATGACCCAGCCTGGGTCCCTGGTCGACCCCTATGACCTGCCTGGAACCAGCTACTCGGTTGGGTCTGGGTTCACTCCCCCTAGGTGCGTCACCCCGGGGTCAGCCCCGGGCCCCGTCCGCCAGTCTAGGACCCGCAGCCGGCGCACAAGGGAAGAGTCT CTGAcaccagaggaggaagagaagaggcgTGTCCGCCGTGAGAGGAACAAGCTAGCTGCTGCCAAGTGTCGGAACCGACGGCGTGAActcacagacagactgcagtcG GAGACCGACATTCTCGAAGAGGAGAAAGCAGAACTGGAGGCAGAGATCTCAGAGTTGCACAAGGAGAAAGAGCGCTTGGAGTTTGTCCTGGTGGCCCACCAGCCCGGCTGTAAGATCCCCTACCAGGAGCAGCAGGCCCCTGCCCCTCAGCTCCCCCCGGCCCCATCCCAGCTCCCTCCCCAGGCTCTACAGCCAGTCTCCATCCTGGGCTTGACTGTGAAGGAGGACACTTTCTACCTGCCTCCAGCCTACTCCTCGCACCCTTCCTCCTCGCAGCCTCAGCAGCAAGTTCAGCCGCAGCCTCAGCAGCAAGTTCAGCCGCAGCTCCAGCAGCCTGGGATGATGCAGGAG AGGGAGCCTGCGGGGTCAGCGCTAACcagaggaacagcagcagcGAGCAGTCATCCGATTCTCTGA